Part of the Candidatus Krumholzibacteriota bacterium genome is shown below.
TCCTTAACAACGGAGACGGCACATACGCGCCTGCTGAAAATTATGTTGCCGGTAATGGTCCCGCGTCAGTCTTTGCGGGAGATTTTGGCGGAGATGGTGATCTTGACCTTGCCGTAGCGAATAATAACAGTTACAACGTATCAGTTCTCCTTAACAACGGAGACGGCACATACGCGGGGGCTGTAAATTATTCAGCCGGTGATGGTCCCGCGTCAGTTTTTGCGGGAGATTTTGGCGGAGATGGTGATCTTGACCTTGCCGTAGCGAATAATAACAGTTACAACGTATCAGTTCTCCTTAACAACGGAGACGGCACATACGCGGGGGCGGCAAATTATTCAGCCGGTAATGGTCCCGCGTCAGTCTTTGCGGGAGATTTTGACGGAGACAGTGACCTTGACCTTGCCGTAGCGAATAATAACAGTTACAACGTATCAGTTCTCCTTAACAACGGAGACGGTACATACGCGGGGGCGGCAAATTATTCAGCCGGTGATGGTCCCGCGTCAGTTTTTGCGGGAGATTTTGACGGAGACAGTGACCTTGACCTTGCCGTAGCGAATAATAACAGTTACAACGTATCAGTTCTCCTTAACAACGGAGACGGCACATACGCGGGGGCGGCAAATTATTCAGCCGGTAATGGTCCCGCGTCAGTTTTTGCGGGAGATTTTGACGGAGACAGTGACCTTGACCTTGCCGTAGCGAATAATAACAGCTACAACGTATCAGTTCTCCTTAACAACGGAGACGGTACATACGCTGGGGCTGTAAATTATTCAGCCGGTGATGGTCCCGCGTCAGTTTTTGCGGGAGATCTTGACGGAGACAGCGACCTTGACCTTGCCGTAGCGAATAATAACAGCGACAACGTATCAGTTCTTTTTAACAACGGAGACGGTACATATGACAGTACTCCGACTATGCTACATTCGTGCATGTGTTCTTTAAGCGAAGATGGAGTAGAGATTTCATGGCAACTGTCAGAGGCTGGTAAGTCTATGGACTTCTCAGTTTACCGTGAAGAAGAAGGAAGCGGCAGATTTCTTCCGATACAGGCTGAAATTGCCAGAACAGAAGAATTATCCTACAA
Proteins encoded:
- a CDS encoding T9SS type A sorting domain-containing protein, with product MKKKIHFLAVYFSATIILFLLQANSVLAFEPLFYSSLSYDVGDGPESVFAGDLDGDSDLDLAVANNNSYNVSVLLNNGDGTYAPAENYVAGNGPASVFAGDFGGDGDLDLAVANNNSYNVSVLLNNGDGTYAGAVNYSAGDGPASVFAGDFGGDGDLDLAVANNNSYNVSVLLNNGDGTYAGAANYSAGNGPASVFAGDFDGDSDLDLAVANNNSYNVSVLLNNGDGTYAGAANYSAGDGPASVFAGDFDGDSDLDLAVANNNSYNVSVLLNNGDGTYAGAANYSAGNGPASVFAGDFDGDSDLDLAVANNNSYNVSVLLNNGDGTYAGAVNYSAGDGPASVFAGDLDGDSDLDLAVANNNSDNVSVLFNNGDGTYDSTPTMLHSCMCSLSEDGVEISWQLSEAGKSMDFSVYREEEGSGRFLPIQAEIARTEELSYKIVDKSYEPGSSYRYRVDVIDDESMRMLFVTEIVKTETPKLALSQNYPNPFNPSTTIYYSIPERSRVTLDIYDVSGRRIVRLEDSVKKAGRHKKEWAGRNKDEVMVSSGVYFYKLTTGKKSITKKMILLR